DNA from Vitis vinifera cultivar Pinot Noir 40024 chromosome 19, ASM3070453v1:
GCTGAGTTCGTAGCTCATAAGTGAGGCTTGTACCTGCTTGGACACTCtaaacttgaaaagaaaaaaggaaaaaaaaaatgaagagtagTACTTATGAAAGATGTTTACTGGTTCTGACATGTACTTTGGCAAGAGCATGCtgtatattatgaaaaaacctTACAAACAAGTGTTTTTCAGTGTAGATCGAAAATCAAATGGACTATTTGATCATCCTTTAATACATTATTAATTGTATTCTTAAATTTAGTGTCTATCATATCTCACTGAGgcaaattcatcttaaattgCAGGAAGTGTACCATCCCAAGCACTGCAACTTTGTGTGCCTCCACCCGTTTTAGCTAATGGACAGCAGCCATTTGCAGTGCCAAGTCACATCCCTCTAGTCCAACCTCCTTTCCCTGCTAACCGCCCTATCCCAGTCCCAGGATCTAATGCTCTCTTCAATACTAAGTTTCCATGAGATGTTTCTTCTACTATTACCATTGGCAAACCTAGGGTTTTGTTCTTTTCAAAACCTTTTCCACAAAATTTTGTCTTATAATCGGTTATTTTTGCATAAGCTGAGTTCTAATCGTATTCATAGATGTTTTTGTCATTATACGTGAGAAGTAAAATCTCTTGTGCGAAGGGTTAAATGCTGTGAAGCCTCGTTCACGAGGAAGCAATGTTTCTTTTTATGATGAACTTCATAAGATCCCAAGAATGGCAAATATGATATTAGAAACAATATGGTAAGTCTAatatctttttgtttaaatcacCTTGAAAGCTGTCTTTCTCAAATTAAGCTGTTGTTGCAGCATAATTTTGTGCATTATGCAGTGAAAGTACTCAAAAGTCTCTTTGTTATTTATCTTTGGACCTTTGTTTGACATGAGAGATCAAAGGGACTCCAAATCATTTTAGCAAGTTCTTTAAACAGCTACCCAAATTTCTCAAGATATGgctttgaattttttatctaCTATATATTCAAAGTGGGAAACCCAGGAAGCAGCAATCATCTGAGTGTGAATGGGACCTCCATTCAGGTTTGAGATCAGGCCCTGGAACACAATTCAAACTAGTAGATGATGGTGAAAGGTTGTGTTAGAGTTGCCATGGAGGGGAAGGTTTGATTTTGCCTCAGCATGTGACATACCTCAGTAGGTGCCTGGTTACCCAAAACCCCAGAGGGTATCCGATTAAATGCGCCATGACCCCACTAAGGTTTGGAGCATGACCTCAACGCTAAGCTGCAGCATAAGGGAGTTGTGACAACTTTACCATTCACAAGCAGAGGTGGCCAAGAAGGAACTTCAATAATGCGTACTTGGGAGTGATTCTTTGGAGGCTCCAAATGTTATCAATACTTGAAAGTACTTTTCTTTAAGAGGATTTGACATTTGATAAAAGTTTTGAGGttactttcaaaaatcttttcCATTGCTATAGACACTCAAAACACACTTCTGATTTCTGATAAAAAAGACTTTGATTTCCCAGAGTTTTTAATAGAAAGTGTATGGAGTGCGGCTACAAgctaaaaatgcttttatgaaCAAATCCATAGTTTCCATACCTCATTTCTGCTCTAACTACACACTCACAAGCAGGTGCTTGTCATCTGTTTCCATGGAGGAAGTGATTCCCATCACTACAATCCACTCCAATCTTCTGAAGAGGATCATGCTTGGAGATATAGTCACACAAGAATGCGCTTGTTGCAATGCCATTTGTAAATAGCTGCAGAAGGAGAAGCTGTAAGATGAAAGTGAACCAAATAACATTCTCCTAGTTTTGCCCTGCTccacaaagaaaaaacattttccaaaagGTAATTTTTTCAGTAGTAAAGAAAGAGAACCACCCATAGGACtaaaaacccaaaaccaaaCCCAGAAAAATTCAAGTCAGACATCACCAAAACACTTACATTAGACATCCCCCCAATGATTTAAAGAAAAGCTACTATGAATGTCTATCGACTGAGGAGCACCATTAAACTGCTGTCCGTTTAAGAAGCTggagaaaccctaacccaaaaCTGAGTTTCAGATGCATTACAGTCCCTGTTAGTTACATGATAGAGACACCAACAGACAACCAAACTATTGCACCTGTAAATGCTACAAGAAAACATGTCCGCTTCTGAAACTGTTACCTTGTACCACTGAAGCATGTAAAAGGATGATTCATAATCATAGTAGGACAGCAATTACCCAACAAGCCTATTCCTATGACAAGATCATGACAACAAAACTGTAATCAGGCAATTTGTCTGTATTTAGTTACAAACTGAAAAGGTTACTATTAAATAGCACTGGGTATTCTGAAACCCAAGGTTTAAATAATGATCCTCTGCAGCCCTTTAATTGTTCTTAATTCACAAACCTTTTACAGAGTTGAATTGTTTGACCAGATTGCTCCAGCACAGCACTTCACTGCAGGTAACATGAGAAGCAGAGGGGTGTATTTCCTGATCAAGTTGGAATCTAATGGGATCCAACACCTGATGCCTTCACAATTTTATTGTAGTGAATCTCCAGTAGCCTCTTCCTGGTTCCTTGGTTCATCAAAATCATGTCCAGAGCTAGTAGCTGCATCCTGAACTCCAGGTACCTGACTCTCCCTTACATAATCTGGCAAAGCCTTTGACAAACAAAGTTTGATTTCAGTACATATACTTTGAACCTTTAGTTTCATAATGaattaataaatgataattaaGATCAATTTATAGTACCCTTTACCTGCAACAACTCAGTCATTCTGCTGGTCATGTTGTTGTCCAGATGTCGGGGAGCAGATTCAGTGTGGTCATGATGGTTTGGCTGTACAGCTTGGAGGGGTTTGACTATGAGGGCTTGATTCATATTATGTCCTTCCTCCAAGTTGCGGCCAGAATCCTGAATCTGGCCCTCTGATTGTGAAGGGACTTGAATTCTTTTAACAACTTCACCCAGCAGTGTCTCAAAGGGCATGTTAGGCATTCGCATTGATCTGCATTCAGCATCATACACAACCTCAGCAGGGGTTTGATGAAAAGTATCTTCGTTTTTCATGACCTTTGCAACTGCAGAGATCTGGCTGTTGGACGTTGAGCCATTTGATGAATGAGGACCTTGGAGTGCAGCTGCCAGCACTTGCTTGCCTTTTGATGCCGCTGGATTTGCAGCTTGGATATCGGGTGGAGGTACTAGGTTCACAGGAGGCGCCTCATTAGATTGACTAGCAGGTGGGAGTATAACAGGGACCAAGGTGCCTCTTTCACCCACTGGATGAGCAACAGTCTGGGTGACCACTGTTTGCACTTGTTTCCCTTTTGACACTGCTACTTTAGCAGCTCGGGGTACCACCCTAGGCACATGGTTAGCAGGTGGTAATCCATTCCATGGATGAGCAGTGTTATTTCCCTGAAAATTACCATGCTGCTCATTCCGCTCTCTGGCTTGAGGGTTATAGCCTTGCTCCTGTGATTGGTTTCCAGCTGGGAGGTGAATCTCATTCCTCCGGATCATTTGAACATGTGGGGCCACATCATTTTCAGATGATATAGGAACATAACGTCCTGGCTTGAAAACAACACCCTTCAGAATGGTGTCAGAGTTGCCAACCCTAACAGTAAGCAAGTAACCTGCATCAAATGATGCATCAACTACTCCAGAAACTACCTGGCCCACCATAGCATCATTTACAACATTAATTGGTTCTACCTGAAGGGGCAGGTTTGCATCCGCCCCCTCAAATCCAGGTGGAATATGAGCATTTTCACCACGTTTTTTACTCTGATCCTTTCGAGGACGACCCCTTTTGCGCTTTACTGGGAAATTTCCAGGAAAATCAGGGTTGCTTCCTTGGTTAGCTTCATTCATCTTTGGGAATGAAGTAACTTGCCTTTCCCACAAGATTTTCTATTATTTGTTCCTGCAGACATAAGAGTGGTTCATTTTGTTAATAGGTAATAACCAATGGCTTAATGTTGAAAGTCCATATGAAACTCCAAGAATTAAAGATGGTATGCTTCAGATGACATATTGAGCAAGTTTGCCTAAGTTACCTGACTTCGGTTTCACACAGAAAGTCAAGGGAGGAGGGGGACTCTATGACACTACTGTGAACCCATAATCCCTCTATCTCATGGTGAGTTAAGAAAAATAGAGTTTCATACATCTTCCTAACAAAAGGCCACCAAAAACAGTTTTATGCAAAGCAAGTGTGTGACATTCTCTCTAACCAGTCTCATGCCACTTTCAACTTTCTTGCTACCCCAGATTAAAAAACTTCCAGCATTTACCATTTGCATAAATTAATACAATTATTTCCCAGTTTAATCATTCTACTTCCATAGAAAAATTTTCACTTCTGAAGTATTGTAAATTCACCCAGAAGCCCAAGTTTGATATTGCCTGCCCATACAATTAGTTTAGCTTTCAAAAAGTAAAGACGAACCTATCTCAACAATCATGTTAATTCAATATTGTAACCAATAGAGAGCAAGAAACAATAACCTGGATTCAGCATGAATGCAGGTTCCACACAGAAGTTTCTTATCTTTTTCATGCTCTTATGCCTTATTTGTCCTAGACTGAATTAAGTGTGTCAAATTGAACACAGAGCATGCCCAAAAGTAAGAAATATGTGATAGCCTGATCACAAGAGCAGTATACAGTTTAAGGAACCCCATAATACAACAGCCCCTTTTTGGTAGCAACTAGCAAGAACCAACAGCTTTGGGGTCTTTTATTCAAAGGGGACTTAGTTCTCTGTACAGGCAGCCTAATCATCTGACATTTACTGTACAATGTCAGATTCTACAGGCAGCCCAATCATTTGACATTATCTTATGGGCATGCATTCAGAtttgaaacaattaaaaaattagacaagAAGACTAAACATATTGCAGCAGTAACACAATTACAGGGCAAACTCTCACATGACTTCagtaaccattttttttttcttttttgataggcaagaaaaaaatatattaatccCACCTCACAAAAAGTGCAACAAAGTACACACGATTTCAATAACTATAAATTCACAAACCCAAACATTTATGAACTAAGACCCCAAACATAGTGGGAAAAGGcacaggaaaaggaaaagaataacCGATAAACTTTTGGAAGAGTTAAAAGaacaaatatatagaaaaactaaaaacaaagaaCATATATAACACAAACCAAGAAAAcatacaaaacaaagaaataaataggcttatgtttttcaaattagttAAGGTCTAAGAATGTGCCACTTGAGCATCGAATCAGTCAAGAGTCTAAAAATGTGGCACTTTTGAGTACAACTTTCACATAAGAAACCACTTCTCTAGCGGATGCAGGCTTGAAGTGATGGCTATGATATTCATAGGTAGCTACATgaatcatatattattatttgccAAATAGGAAATTGTAATATTGGaaggaaaaattattaaagtttGGATATTAGTTTCATTTACCTTTTAATTTCTTCGCAAATCAAGAAAGATTGGGATAGATTTCATTTACTAATGTTTCatatttaaactatgcaaatgCTATATCACAAGATAGTACccatttctaaaataaaatagaataaaacaaATCTTTACTGTGGCTGGTTTTTGTGCATAGAGATTGACAAATAACATGGAAATGCAGGTCACAAGAATAAAAGGCTCCTGCACCAACCAAAATAAGGCCATTGAAGAAATAATTCACAAAACCTAAGGTGTTACAAGGCTATTTAGTCCaagttgaaataaaaataaataaataaagtttaaaattgCAAGTTCTGTTTTTGGAGAACTTTTTTAATGCTGAAAATTTAAGtaatcaaaataaacaaatctaatAACCAATTCAAATAAGACCACAAGCTAAATTTTGGGAAAGTGCACAGCCCCAATGGCGGAGCTAGCTTAGGCTCAAGAGAGGCCTATCCTCACCCCTCCTCTCCCCCctgaaaaataaaaccaaaagttGGATTTGATCCCTTCAACCTCATATACAATAGGAAAACAAGTTTTCCATTAGGCTGTGCACAACAGTTTTGCCATTTCCCAATCCTTCCCCCCCTCCCCTAGATTACATCACTGCATGGTCCTCCCCTCTATTTTCGGGAATTATGTTGACCTCCCTTGAACTTGTCTGCTAATAGTTAATGACAGTGTAAAATGACTATACCAATAATGCAGCAACAAAATAGggaattttatgattttaaccaatgattaaaatatcagaaattatagaaatattggaaattataaaaatatcagGAAATATTGAATGAACATTTggacaaaaaaaatttgtagacaaaaattgatcaaaactcagaaatattgggaaaaactcccaaaaatgatatataaaagaaaaaaaaaagcaagcaTACACATAGTGAAGtagttttattgaagaaaacaatatatgtatgataaaatttgtGACATTCAACAATAATTTGCATAActtgaaaacatgtttaatacTTAGTTAAATGTACTTaaggatataaaagaaataatgcgTGTGTGTGggtgtctatatatataattatttttttgtttaaaaatgtgtataattttatttacaagtatatatttatcttatatttcaCTACTATAcaaaagagataaagaaagaCATATtaagaaatgagagtttttatatttttaacgataagttaaattaaatttgaaaataaaataactaaaattaatttattaacaaataaagtataaatataatttatgcaCATGTTTTATCAAGGGCAAGCTTGCCTAGTTGGTTAAGGCCACAGCTTGCATATCAGAGGACCTGGGTTCAAGTTCAGCCtccatttcaaattttttgcaCGCATTGACCACGTTGACCAACCAAAAAAATTCTGTTGACCAATCAAAATATTGCCAAAAAAATCTGTCAAAttccaataaattttaaaaaaatcctgaAAATTCAGTGAAATTCACTGGGGCCAACTTTCCTCTCCATTTATCATGAGAGCCCTTCCAAAATTGTAATCACTCGTTCATGTTTAGGATGTAAGATCCTAACCAatcaaatgaggaaaaaaaacccaaataacaaaaagagaatatatttaaccaattttttttgAGCTATCTAAGACATTGATAAGAaagattctaattttattttatttttgatagataaacacagaaaattttattaaaagaagggAGCAAGAAGGCAACCCGaagcatacaaggagtatacacGAGAAGCCTCACAACAAAAAACACAAGGAAGCATACACTCACCAACCCTCAattagaacccaaccaatcaacaaagttAATTAAGGAGCAGGGTTTTCCATCTAAACAAGTCTTAGACCAAGAGAAAAGATTACAAACGAAGGAGattttcaatctttggatcgACAAAGCCTCATTATAAAaaactatcctatttctttctttccaaatcgtccaaaataaacaaaggggAGCTGCCCGCCAAGTCTTTCCACGCTTCTTGTCCACAAAGGAAGCGGACCAACCAAGGAGAGTGTCTCTAACCGTAAGCGGAAGGACCCAATTAACCCCAAACAACGAAAACACAAGATTCCACAACACCCTTGCCTTGGGGCAATGAATAAGGATGTGGTTTATTGTCTCCTCATCATCACAACACAAGAAGCACCTGTTTGCTAAAATCCagcccctccttttgagttgatcttgggttagcaccttcccccaagaagcttcccaaacaaaaaaacccaccttAGTAGGCACGCAAGGGCTCCATATGATTCTCCAAGGAAACGGGACTGCACCACCAGAATCAAGAGTATTGTAAAGGGATTTTACAGAGAAAATCCCATTCTTAGAAGCATTCCACAACACTCTATGATTCTCCAAGGATACATAGATGTATTGATTATAAAATTAGAATCTAAAAAAGATTCTAATTTTATAATCAATACATCTATGTATCACAAACTCAA
Protein-coding regions in this window:
- the LOC100257339 gene encoding protein METABOLIC NETWORK MODULATOR 1, yielding MNEANQGSNPDFPGNFPVKRKRGRPRKDQSKKRGENAHIPPGFEGADANLPLQVEPINVVNDAMVGQVVSGVVDASFDAGYLLTVRVGNSDTILKGVVFKPGRYVPISSENDVAPHVQMIRRNEIHLPAGNQSQEQGYNPQARERNEQHGNFQGNNTAHPWNGLPPANHVPRVVPRAAKVAVSKGKQVQTVVTQTVAHPVGERGTLVPVILPPASQSNEAPPVNLVPPPDIQAANPAASKGKQVLAAALQGPHSSNGSTSNSQISAVAKVMKNEDTFHQTPAEVVYDAECRSMRMPNMPFETLLGEVVKRIQVPSQSEGQIQDSGRNLEEGHNMNQALIVKPLQAVQPNHHDHTESAPRHLDNNMTSRMTELLQALPDYVRESQVPGVQDAATSSGHDFDEPRNQEEATGDSLQ